One window of Camelina sativa cultivar DH55 chromosome 4, Cs, whole genome shotgun sequence genomic DNA carries:
- the LOC104780505 gene encoding alpha-glucan phosphorylase 2, cytosolic, with the protein MANTNGKAATSLPEKISAKANPEANEATEIAGNILYHAKYSPHFSPLKFGPEQALYATAESLRDRLIQLWNETYVHFNKVDPKQTYYLSMEYLQGRALTNAIGNLNLQGPYADALRKLGYELEEIAEQEKDAALGNGGLGRLASCFLDSMATLNLPAWGYGLRYRHGLFKQLISQKGQEEIPEDWLEKFSPWEIVRHDVVFPVRFFGSVEINPDGSRKWVGGDVVQALAYDVPIPGYNTKNTISLRLWEAKARAEDLDLFQFNEGEYELAAQLRSRAQQICTVLYPGDATENGKLLRLKQQFFLCSASLQDIISRFHERSTTEGSRKWSDFPSKVAVQMNDTHPTLAIPELMRLLMDENGLGWDEAWDVTSRTVAYTNHTVLPEALEKWSQSLMWKLLPRHMEIITEIDKRFVKTIRDTRVDLEDKISSLSILDNNPQKPVVRMANLCVVSSHTVNGVAQLHSDILKAELFADYVSIWPNKFQNKTNGITPRRWLRFCSPELSDIITKWLKTDKWITDLDLLTGLRQFADNEELQSEWASAKTANKKRLAQYIERVTGVSIDPTSLFDIQVKRIHEYKRQLMNILGVIYRFKKLKEMKPEERKKTVPRTVMIGGKAFATYTNAKRIVKLVNDVGDVVNSDPEVNEYLKVVFVPNYNVTVAEMLIPGSELSQHISTAGMEASGTSNMKFALNGCLIIGTLDGANVEIREEVGEENFFLFGATADQVPRLRKEREDGLFKPDPRFEEAKQFVKSGVFGSYDYGPLLDSLEGNTGFGRGDYFLVGYDFPSFMDAQAKVDEAYKDRKGWLKMSILSTAGSGKFSSDRTIAQYAKEIWNIEACPVP; encoded by the exons ATGGCGAACACGAATGGAAAAGCTGCGACGAGTTTGCCGGAGAAAATCTCGGCGAAGGCTAATCCGGAGGCGAACGAAGCTACGGAGATCGCTGGGAATATCCTCTACCACGCCAAGTACAGTCCACATTTCTCTCCGTTAAAGTTCGGGCCTGAGCAAGCTCTCTACGCTACGGCTGAGAGTCTTCGCGATCGTCTCATTCAG CTGTGGAATGAGACTTATGTTCATTTTAACAAAGTTGATCCAAAACAAACATACTACTTGTCAATGGAGTATCTCCAAGGTCGTGCTTTGACAAATGCCATTGGGAATTTGAACCTTCAAGGTCCATATGCTGATGCACTGCGTAAGCTCGGTTATGAGCTTGAGGAGATAGCCGAGCAG GAGAAAGATGCAGCTCTGGGGAATGGTGGGTTGGGGAGACTTGCCTCTTGCTTCTTGGATTCGATGGCTACCCTAAATTTGCCTGCTTGGGGTTATGGGTTGAGGTACAGACATGGGCTGTTTAAGCAACTTATCTCACAGAAAGGTCAAGAAGAGATTCCAGAGGACTGGCTTGAG AAGTTCAGCCCATGGGAAATTGTGAGGCACGACGTTGTATTCCCTGTCAGATTTTTCGGCAGTGTTGAGATAAATCCAGATGGATC ACGGAAATGGGTAGGCGGTGATGTTGTACAAGCTCTTGCTTATGACGTGCCAATTCCGGGATATAACACAAAGAACACAATCAGTCTCCGTCTCTGGGAAGCAAAAGCTAGAGCGGAGGATCTTGATCTTTTTCAGTTCAATGAAGGAGAATATGAATTGGCTGCGCAGCTACGTTCTCGAGCTCAACAG atTTGCACTGTGTTATATCCAGGAGATGCTACCGAGAATGGGAAGTTATTACGTTTAAAACAACAGTTCTTTCTCTGCAGTGCTTCGCTTCAG GATATTATATCAAGATTTCATGAGAGGAGCACGACCGAAGGCAGCCGGAAATGGTCAGACTTTCCAAGTAAAGTTGCTGTTCAAATGAATGACACACACCCAACTCTTGCAATCCCTGAGCTCATGCGATTGCTAATGGATGAAAATGGACTTGGATGGGATGAAGCTTGGGATGTGACATCAAG GACCGTTGCTTACACCAATCACACTGTCCTTCCCGAAGCGTTGGAGAAATGGTCACAATCTTTGATGTGGAAGCTTCTTCCTCGTCATATGGAAATAATAACAGAGATTGATAAGAGG TTTGTGAAAACCATTCGCGATACACGAGTTGATCTCGAGGACAAGATTTCAAGTTTGAGCATCTTAGATAACAATCCCCAAAAGCCTGTGGTGAGAATGGCTAACTTATGTGTTGTATCCTCGCATACA GTGAATGGCGTTGCTCAGTTACACAGTGATATCTTGAAGGCTGAGTTATTCGCAGACTATGTCTCTATATGGCCAAACAAGTTTCAAAACAAGACTAATGGCATCACACCTCGGAGGTGGCTACGTTTCTGCAGCCCTGAGCTCAGTGATATAATCACAAAGTGGTTGAAGACTGACAAATGGATCACTGATCTTGACCTACTTACTGGTCTTCGGCAg TTTGCGGACAATGAAGAACTCCAATCTGAATGGGCTTCTGCGAAGACAGCCAATAAGAAACGTTTGGCTCAGTATATAGAGCGTGTAACTGGTGTGAGTATTGATCCGACAAGCTTATTTGACATACAAGTTAAGCGTATCCACGAATACAAGAGGCAGCTGATGAACATTCTTGGAGTAATTTATAGATTCAAAAAGTTAAAG GAGATGAAGCCTGAGGAAAGGAAGAAAACAGTTCCTCGTACTGTCATGATTGGGGGTAAAGCATTTGCAACCTATACAAATGCAAAACGGATAGTGAAACTAGTGAATGATGTTGGCGACGTTGTTAACAGCGATCCAGAGGTCAACGAATACCTAAAG GTGGTATTTGTTCCAAACTACAATGTCACTGTAGCAGAGATGCTTATACCCGGAAGTGAGCTATCTCAACACATCAGCACAGCAGGCATGGAGGCAAGTGGTACCAGCAATATGAAGTTCGCTCTTAATGGTTGCCTTATCATAGGAACCCTTGATGGGGCTAATGTTGAGATAAGAGAGGAGGTTGGCGAagaaaatttctttctttttggggCAACAGCCGATCAGGTCCCTAGACTGcgtaaagaaagagaagatggacTG TTCAAACCCGATCCTCGGTTTGAAGAGGCGAAGCAGTTTGTCAAAAGTGGAGTGTTTGGGAGTTATGATTATGGTCCGCTCCTCGATTCTCTTGAGGGTAACACAGGTTTTGGGCGTGGTGATTACTTCCTGGTTGGGTATGATTTCCCAAGCTTCATGGACGCTCAGGCCAAAGTTGATGAAGCTTATAA GGACCGTAAGGGGTGGCTGAAGATGTCGATATTGAGCACAGCCGGTTCAGGAAAGTTCAGCA
- the LOC104780506 gene encoding probable anion transporter 4, chloroplastic isoform X3, with translation MAWGVALWSLATFLTPWAADTSLWALLAARAMVGVAEGVALPCMNNMVARWFPPTERSRAVGIAMAGFQLGNVVGLMLSPILMSQGGIYGPFVIFGLSGFLWLLVWLSATSSVPDRHPQITKSELEYIKQKQQTSTRVNKQYITGGIPPFGRLLSKMPTWAVIVANSMHSWGFFVILSWMPIYFNTVYHVNLKQAAWFSAVPWSMMAFTGYLAGFWSDLLIRRGTSITLTRKIMQSIGFIGPGIALIGLTTAKQPLVASAWLSLAVGLKSFSHLGFLINLQEIAPEYSGVLHGMCLTAGTLAAIVGTVGAGFFVELLGSFQGFILLTAILYLLSALFYNIYATGERVDFDTTAA, from the exons ATGGCTTGGGGTGTGGCTTTGTGGTCGTTGGCTACTTTTCTTACCCCTTGGGCAGCTGATACTTCTTTGTGGGCACTGCTTGCTGCAAGAGCTATGGTGGGGGTTGCTGAAGGAGTGGCTCTTCCTTGTATGAACAACATGGTTGCGAG ATGGTTTCCCCCAACGGAACGTTCTAGAGCTGTTGGCATTGCAATGGCGGGGTTTCAGCTTGGGAATGTTGTAGGACTCATGTTGTCTCCTATTCTTATGTCTCAAGGCGGTATATATGGCCCTTTTGTAATATTTGGGTTATCGGGGTTCCTATGGTTGCTTGTGTGGCTCTCTGCGACGTCGAGTGTGCCAGATCGACATCCACAGATTACAAAGTCTGAACTTGAGTATATAAAGCAAAAGCAGCAAACGTCTACTAGGGTGAACAAACAATACATAACAGGTGGAATACCTCCTTTTGGACGCCTTCTCTCCAAGATGCCGACTTGGGCTGTTATAGTTGCAAATTCCATGCATAGCTGG ggtttctttgtgattctttCATGGATGCCCATATACTTCAATACA GTATATCAtgtgaacctcaaacaagctgCTTGGTTTAGTGCTGTTCCATGGAGTATGATGGCTTTCACAGGATACCTTGCTGGTTTTTGGTCGGACTTGTTGATACGACGTGGTACAAGCATCACCTTAACGCGAAAAATCATGCAG TCCATTGGTTTCATTGGTCCTGGAATTGCTCTTATTGGTCTAACGACAGCAAAACAACCTTTAGTAGCATCAGCCTGGCTCAGTTTAGCTGTTGGGCTAAAATCATTCAGCCATTTGGGGTTTCTTATTAACCTTCAG GAAATTGCTCCAGAGTATTCTGGTGTTCTACATG GAATGTGTCTTACTGCTGGAACATTGGCTGCAATAGTTGGAACTGTTGGAGCTGGTTTCTTTGTAGAACTTTTGGGTTCCTTCCAAGGATTTATTCTTCTTACAGCAATATTATATCTCCTTTCCGCTCTCTTTTACAACATATATGCAACTGGAGAAAGAGTCGATTTTGACACAACAG CAGCTTGA
- the LOC104780506 gene encoding probable anion transporter 4, chloroplastic isoform X1: MCYSLSLQPSIDYRNRKTPKIHGDRAVLTSSLPTLRFPSLPERDRRKKLLLCSGGGVGSLKFDGNTPVELCGIIPRHRFRVSCSDARRTPAEVTAQPDFSEFITSERVKVVAMLALALALCNADRVVMSVAIVPLSLSRGWSKSFSGIVQSSFLWGYLISPIAGGTLVDRYGGKVVMAWGVALWSLATFLTPWAADTSLWALLAARAMVGVAEGVALPCMNNMVARWFPPTERSRAVGIAMAGFQLGNVVGLMLSPILMSQGGIYGPFVIFGLSGFLWLLVWLSATSSVPDRHPQITKSELEYIKQKQQTSTRVNKQYITGGIPPFGRLLSKMPTWAVIVANSMHSWGFFVILSWMPIYFNTVYHVNLKQAAWFSAVPWSMMAFTGYLAGFWSDLLIRRGTSITLTRKIMQSIGFIGPGIALIGLTTAKQPLVASAWLSLAVGLKSFSHLGFLINLQEIAPEYSGVLHGMCLTAGTLAAIVGTVGAGFFVELLGSFQGFILLTAILYLLSALFYNIYATGERVDFDTTAA, translated from the exons ATGtgttactctctctctttacaaCCCTCAATAGACTACCGTAATCGCAAAACCCCAAAAATCCATGGAGATCGAGCAGTCTTGACTTCGAGCTTACCTACACTGAGGTTTCCGTCGTTGCCGGAGCGAGACCGCCGGAAAAAGTTGTTACTCTGCTCCGGGGGAGGCGTAGGCTCCTTGAAATTCGACGGAAACACTCCTGTGGAGCTATGTGGTATTATTCCACGTCATCGATTTAGAGTGTCTTGCAGCGATGCTCGCCGTACGCCGGCGGAGGTGACTGCGCAACCTGATTTTTCGGAATTTATAACGTCGGAGAGAGTGAAGGTTGTTGCGATGCTCGCGCTTGCTCTAGCGCTGTGCAATGCGGATCGTGTTGTGATGTCCGTTGCGATTGTTCCTCTTTCGCTTTCTCGTGGATGGAGCAAATCTTTTTCCGGTATCGTTCAG tCATCGTTTCTATGGGGATACTTAATTTCACCAATAGCTGGGGGAACTTTGGTGGACCGTTATGGTGGTAAGGTAGTCATGGCTTGGGGTGTGGCTTTGTGGTCGTTGGCTACTTTTCTTACCCCTTGGGCAGCTGATACTTCTTTGTGGGCACTGCTTGCTGCAAGAGCTATGGTGGGGGTTGCTGAAGGAGTGGCTCTTCCTTGTATGAACAACATGGTTGCGAG ATGGTTTCCCCCAACGGAACGTTCTAGAGCTGTTGGCATTGCAATGGCGGGGTTTCAGCTTGGGAATGTTGTAGGACTCATGTTGTCTCCTATTCTTATGTCTCAAGGCGGTATATATGGCCCTTTTGTAATATTTGGGTTATCGGGGTTCCTATGGTTGCTTGTGTGGCTCTCTGCGACGTCGAGTGTGCCAGATCGACATCCACAGATTACAAAGTCTGAACTTGAGTATATAAAGCAAAAGCAGCAAACGTCTACTAGGGTGAACAAACAATACATAACAGGTGGAATACCTCCTTTTGGACGCCTTCTCTCCAAGATGCCGACTTGGGCTGTTATAGTTGCAAATTCCATGCATAGCTGG ggtttctttgtgattctttCATGGATGCCCATATACTTCAATACA GTATATCAtgtgaacctcaaacaagctgCTTGGTTTAGTGCTGTTCCATGGAGTATGATGGCTTTCACAGGATACCTTGCTGGTTTTTGGTCGGACTTGTTGATACGACGTGGTACAAGCATCACCTTAACGCGAAAAATCATGCAG TCCATTGGTTTCATTGGTCCTGGAATTGCTCTTATTGGTCTAACGACAGCAAAACAACCTTTAGTAGCATCAGCCTGGCTCAGTTTAGCTGTTGGGCTAAAATCATTCAGCCATTTGGGGTTTCTTATTAACCTTCAG GAAATTGCTCCAGAGTATTCTGGTGTTCTACATG GAATGTGTCTTACTGCTGGAACATTGGCTGCAATAGTTGGAACTGTTGGAGCTGGTTTCTTTGTAGAACTTTTGGGTTCCTTCCAAGGATTTATTCTTCTTACAGCAATATTATATCTCCTTTCCGCTCTCTTTTACAACATATATGCAACTGGAGAAAGAGTCGATTTTGACACAACAG CAGCTTGA
- the LOC104780506 gene encoding probable anion transporter 4, chloroplastic isoform X2, with the protein MCYSLSLQPSIDYRNRKTPKIHGDRAVLTSSLPTLRFPSLPERDRRKKLLLCSGGGVGSLKFDGNTPVELCGIIPRHRFRVSCSDARRTPAEVTAQPDFSEFITSERVKVVAMLALALALCNADRVVMSVAIVPLSLSRGWSKSFSGIVQSSFLWGYLISPIAGGTLVDRYGGKVVMAWGVALWSLATFLTPWAADTSLWALLAARAMVGVAEGVALPCMNNMVARWFPPTERSRAVGIAMAGFQLGNVVGLMLSPILMSQGGIYGPFVIFGLSGFLWLLVWLSATSSVPDRHPQITKSELEYIKQKQQTSTRVNKQYITGGIPPFGRLLSKMPTWAVIVANSMHSWGFFVILSWMPIYFNTVYHVNLKQAAWFSAVPWSMMAFTGYLAGFWSDLLIRRGTSITLTRKIMQSIGFIGPGIALIGLTTAKQPLVASAWLSLAVGLKSFSHLGFLINLQEIAPEYSGVLHGMCLTAGTLAAIVGTVGAGFFVELLGSFQGFILLTAILYLLSALFYNIYATGERVDFDTTA; encoded by the exons ATGtgttactctctctctttacaaCCCTCAATAGACTACCGTAATCGCAAAACCCCAAAAATCCATGGAGATCGAGCAGTCTTGACTTCGAGCTTACCTACACTGAGGTTTCCGTCGTTGCCGGAGCGAGACCGCCGGAAAAAGTTGTTACTCTGCTCCGGGGGAGGCGTAGGCTCCTTGAAATTCGACGGAAACACTCCTGTGGAGCTATGTGGTATTATTCCACGTCATCGATTTAGAGTGTCTTGCAGCGATGCTCGCCGTACGCCGGCGGAGGTGACTGCGCAACCTGATTTTTCGGAATTTATAACGTCGGAGAGAGTGAAGGTTGTTGCGATGCTCGCGCTTGCTCTAGCGCTGTGCAATGCGGATCGTGTTGTGATGTCCGTTGCGATTGTTCCTCTTTCGCTTTCTCGTGGATGGAGCAAATCTTTTTCCGGTATCGTTCAG tCATCGTTTCTATGGGGATACTTAATTTCACCAATAGCTGGGGGAACTTTGGTGGACCGTTATGGTGGTAAGGTAGTCATGGCTTGGGGTGTGGCTTTGTGGTCGTTGGCTACTTTTCTTACCCCTTGGGCAGCTGATACTTCTTTGTGGGCACTGCTTGCTGCAAGAGCTATGGTGGGGGTTGCTGAAGGAGTGGCTCTTCCTTGTATGAACAACATGGTTGCGAG ATGGTTTCCCCCAACGGAACGTTCTAGAGCTGTTGGCATTGCAATGGCGGGGTTTCAGCTTGGGAATGTTGTAGGACTCATGTTGTCTCCTATTCTTATGTCTCAAGGCGGTATATATGGCCCTTTTGTAATATTTGGGTTATCGGGGTTCCTATGGTTGCTTGTGTGGCTCTCTGCGACGTCGAGTGTGCCAGATCGACATCCACAGATTACAAAGTCTGAACTTGAGTATATAAAGCAAAAGCAGCAAACGTCTACTAGGGTGAACAAACAATACATAACAGGTGGAATACCTCCTTTTGGACGCCTTCTCTCCAAGATGCCGACTTGGGCTGTTATAGTTGCAAATTCCATGCATAGCTGG ggtttctttgtgattctttCATGGATGCCCATATACTTCAATACA GTATATCAtgtgaacctcaaacaagctgCTTGGTTTAGTGCTGTTCCATGGAGTATGATGGCTTTCACAGGATACCTTGCTGGTTTTTGGTCGGACTTGTTGATACGACGTGGTACAAGCATCACCTTAACGCGAAAAATCATGCAG TCCATTGGTTTCATTGGTCCTGGAATTGCTCTTATTGGTCTAACGACAGCAAAACAACCTTTAGTAGCATCAGCCTGGCTCAGTTTAGCTGTTGGGCTAAAATCATTCAGCCATTTGGGGTTTCTTATTAACCTTCAG GAAATTGCTCCAGAGTATTCTGGTGTTCTACATG GAATGTGTCTTACTGCTGGAACATTGGCTGCAATAGTTGGAACTGTTGGAGCTGGTTTCTTTGTAGAACTTTTGGGTTCCTTCCAAGGATTTATTCTTCTTACAGCAATATTATATCTCCTTTCCGCTCTCTTTTACAACATATATGCAACTGGAGAAAGAGTCGATTTTGACACAACAG CTTGA